A region of Lagenorhynchus albirostris chromosome 20, mLagAlb1.1, whole genome shotgun sequence DNA encodes the following proteins:
- the LOC132511919 gene encoding nucleolar protein 56-like, protein MKEAMVQAEEAAAEITRKLEKQEKKRLKKEKKRLAAIALVSSENSSRTPEECEETSERPKKKKKQKPQEAPLENGMEDPSVSSKPQKKKSFSKEELVSSDLEETAGSGSLTKRKKSFPKEEPDSDPEESGNKRVPKKKRKFYSKEEPLSNGPEEAAASKSSSSKKKKKLRKLSQENQNGHFPSRA, encoded by the coding sequence ATGAAGGAGGCAATGGTTCAGGCAGAGGAAGCGGCTGCTGAGATTACTAGGAAGCTGGAGAAACAGGAGAAGAAACgcttgaagaaggaaaagaaaaggctggCTGCGATTGCCCTGGTGTCTTCAGAAAACAGCAGTAGGACCCCGGAAGAATGTGAGGAGACAAGTGAAAgacccaaaaagaagaaaaagcaaaagcccCAGGAGGCTCCTCTGGAGAATGGAATGGAAGACCCATCTGTCTCCTCCAAAccccaaaaaaagaaatctttttccaAGGAGGAGCTGGTTAGTAGCGATCTTGAAGAGACAGCTGGCAGTGGAAGTCTTACCAAGAGGAAGAAATCTTTCCCCAAAGAGGAACCAGATAGTGACCCTGAAGAGTCAGGAAACAAGAGGGTccccaagaaaaagaggaaattctaTTCCAAGGAGGAGCCTCTCAGCAATGGACCTGAAGAGGCTGCTGCCAGTAAGAGTAGCagctccaagaaaaagaaaaagctccgAAAGCTATCCCAGGAAAATCAGAATGGACATTTCCCTAGTAGGGCATAA